The window TGCCATTGATATAGGTGCTATTCGTGTAAAACGGCCATTCGAGGCGACCACCATTCGTTCTTGAGGAATTTCTACAGGAAAAAGAGTTTCCACCTCAATTTATCAATTACCTATACTTAGTATGGAATATGTCTCAGAGAGACATTCCAAGTCAGTACGAACGCCCTGCGCTTTCTCAATCTGAACTATCTGCCAGAATCAAGGCGATGGAAGTTGGTGACGAAGTCGTTTTTGGAGACAGAAAAAATCCGCTTGAGGTAGTAGAACATAATGCAGAAGGAAATAACATCGTCGGGGTTAGGATCAAAAGTTCATTCGATGGGAAAGACCCTCGTGGCGTATATCACATCTTATCTTACGATGGTGATTACTACCAAAGCAGTTCAAATATCGCTCGACGGAGCTTAGAGTGGGTCATGAACGTTACAGCAGAGCGCCATTGAACCTAGCTCAAGTCCGAGCATGTTTCTGACTTTAGGCGCTTCTCGGAAGGGCATTGGAACGTCTCTCATTTGAATTTGATCGGACGTTAGATTGAAGATGCAACAATTAGGATTATCTCCATGTCAATTTCCGAACCAACACAGGTCTCAATACCAGACTGGGCAGATTCTATCCTTTCGGGCCATTTACTCGAGAACGAAAGGCCAATAGCTAGTTATGATGAAGAGGATCTTGCAATCATAGTTACAGACCGTCGCCTATTTTCAATCACTCAAGAGTACAATGATGTTCATGTGGATTCAACTCACTTACGAGGGGATCATATTATCGGATCAAATGTTTCAACTTCTGAAGATGAGGATGCTGCAGGGGGAGGATTAATTCTATTGCTGATTGGGGGTGGTTTAGCATACGTCGGTGATGGGCTTGTTTTCCTATTAGGGCTGGTTCTCGTTGGATTGGGTATTTTTGCTCTTATTGCACCACCTGAGAAGAATACCACTATCGAGATTCAAACTACAGACGAGCCCATTCAATTCGAAATTCCAGAAGATGCAAAACACCTTGGGCAGACAATTTCCAAGGTTGTTGGCGGAGATATGTGATTCGGAAACGGTAGTGAATCGTCATTCTGAGTTGGAAAGTTCTGGTATCCATTCCGCCTTCATATCACATTGAAGTGTAAATGTGGTTGGGCGACACTGATTTCAGCGCCCCCTCTACTGCGATTGGAAGGCAACCCTATTCCACTTCATTCTCTCAAAATAATTGCGGACACCCCCCGTGTCTGTCATCTTCTCTACAGCTATAGACGGATAGTTCTTATTTTCTCATGATGGTTGAGAACCGCCCCCGATTGATAGTTAGATCCTTTTTAACAATTCACTCTTCTTCTCCTGAAACTCTTCACTAGTTATGATATCGTCATCACGCAATTCCTTCAATTCACGTAATTTCTCAGTCTCGCTTGATTTTGATTCCTTAGCTACCTCAGAATCTTCGGTACTAGCGGTTGTATTACTTGAAACTTCGTCCGGGCGTAATACTATCTTCTCGCGATTCCGTCGCCGAGTTGCCTTTTCGTATGCATAGTTTCCTGCACCAAATGTCCATAGGCCAGTAAATAACGCGACTACACTGTGGCGTCCAACTCCGCCACCCTTTGACGAGTACATAACTACACGTTTGTTCTTATTATCAATCTCAGCAATCTTCCAACCAGCTTTCTGCCGATCTGCGGCTTTTTGTCGAAGATTTTTGTTTGTGATCTGTTGAGGCGACAGTTCTTTTGATGGGTACCCAGGGAGTCCTCCTTCCCGTTCAAAATCACCCTTTGTTTCTTTTCTTGATCCACCATTAGAAGAATTCTTCACCCCTTGTTGCTTTCCCTTTTCAAACTCACTCGCTACCTTTCCAAAATCCATATTGATGTAGAAGTTATACATTAGCAGAATGATGAACGTCACAAATGAATAAACTATGAACGCTTCTCCATCAAATATGAAGTATAACACAGTGATGCATGATAAAAACACAAGTGCCATCACCTTTCCACTTGCTTGATAATTTTTAAGAGTAGACGGTCTCTGGTTGGTCATTGTAGTTCGTGTGTAGAAATATGATTTGTCTAATATTTCAGGATTGTGGGCGGCATCGGTATCTTATTTTACTTAGCGGTCTATCGATTGCACTTCGAAATTAATCCAGTAGTATGATTGATGGACGGTGGAATGACGAAATGAACGGGATAGGATTCCGAGCAATCCTGGAAAGCGATAATGGGTAAACGCAATCTCTGTACTGATTATCACCAACTTCCCAGTCTGTACCATATCTGTGCCCTGAACCCAGCCCAGTCAACATGGCAAGAGTCTTTTTCTACCTGTAAATGAATCGTAGTATCGATGGGAGTTGACTCAGGTTCGCACGACGATAACGACCAAACCCAGAGCCTTGAGTCCCTACGAGAAACCCTAAACAGCGAGTCGATCACTTTCGTCGACACACTCAATACACAAATCAGTGAACTCCTTGAGAACGTGCCGAATCTCCAGTACGAGTACGTTGTCGGTGACGTTTCCGATTATGGCATCTCTGGAAACGGGCACGCTCATTTCGATTTGGTGCATAACGGTTCGAAAATCCACTGTGTGATATTCCAGTATCAGCTTTCGACGATGGATGTTGAGGTCGAAGATGGGACACAGATGGCCGTTAAAGGCGACCTCTCATACTATGATTCCAACGGGAGTGTCTCATTAATCGTTCAGCATTGCGTGCCTGTTGGTGAAGGGAAATATGAGCAAATCTACCACAAGAATCGAACAATACTTGAGGAAGATGGCCTCCTGAATGACGATGAAAAACAACCGTTGCCCACGTTGCCACGATGCGTTGGTGTCGTCACGAGCGCCGACAGTGATGCTCGAAAAGACGTAGTGACGAGCTTGCATGATCGGTATCCTGATCTGGATATTCTCATCCAGCATTCCACAGTCCAGGGCAAGGACGCCATGCTCTCGATGATGCAAGCGATCAGCCGACTTGACGATAATGCTCGAGTCGACGTGATCATCGTGACCCGTGGTGGGGGTTCAGAAAAGGATTTGCGGGTGTTCAACGAGACGCCGCTTTGTCGCGTGATTTTCGACACCAAGACACCAATAGCCGTTGGCATCGGCCATGAAAATGATCGGACACTTGTTGATGAGGTGGCCGATCTGCGAGTGATGACGCCCACCCATGCAGGTGAGGTTGTCCCAAAAAAAGAGGCTCTTGAGAGTGAGTTAGAACTGAATCGGAAGCGTCTGGCAAATGCGTACACCCGGACGACTAGAGAGCGTCTCGACTCCTACACAACCGATCTCGAGAAAGGGTATCAACAGCTAACAAGAGACCAACTTGGTGCGTTCGAACGTGAACTCGATCAAGCCTATGAAACAACGGTTTCACAGCAGATTACGACGTACGAGAATCGACTAGAGAACGGCCTCGACCGACTTGAACAGCAGAAAACCCACGAACAGGCCCAGGCTGACGCTCAAGAGAAGTTCGAACGAGAGAAGCGACGGCAGCGTATCGCCATTGCCGTCCTAATTGTCCTCCTCCTCGGCTTGCTCGGCTACATATTCATACTGTAACCATGACTGATGACACTGACTCAGAACAAGAGGTATCGATCGGCGAGCAAACAGCTCGACTGGAAGAGATAATCACCACGTTAGAAGATGGCGAGGTATCCCTCGAGAGAGCGCAGCAGTTGCACGAGGAGGGGCAGACGATCTTAGCGAGGTTGGAAGATGACCTCGAGGTCGGTGATGGGACAGTCAAGGTCGAAGAGTGAACCACTATACAACCTCATCTGATTTTCCGGTTCTTGTTCCCACCTTCTAGCCATCAGCCGACAGCTCGGTCTTTGCCTTTCCAATAATTCCTCAATACTTCTGTGAGACAAAATTGACAATGCTAATGACATATCGTGGGAATTGTGTTGTCAATTATCATGCCCACTCTCAAACGGTACCAGAACAAGCCTGGATACTATATTAATGCAGGAATTGATGGCCGTGTAATCACGTACCAAACCTCGCCTAAGGCGAGACAACTCTTTGACGGACTCGGATTCAATCATGGGAGTTCCATTTCCTGGAAAATGATCCAAGACTTGCAGAGTCGTGGGGATGTTTACACAGGCGGTTCTGGAGTAGAGTCGATCGATACTGACGATTCGATAACTGGCCTATCGTCGGAGCAGGAGAAGATATATGAGATGTATCTTCAGTATGATTCGCTCCAGCGATCTACCGTCAACCGTGTCGATTCTATTTTCCACAGCCTTGATGACGCTCTCTCGAGTAACGGCCTGAAAACGACGATCCATGACTCACTGATAGCTCACCCAATTGAAGGTATTCTTCACTGCTTAGAAGCTTTGGCCGAACCACCTTACCCTATTACGAATTTCGACCTCAATGGGCCTGATCTCGTTCTCGAGTTTACTGTTGAGGATAGTGCAGTCCTCTCTTTTCGTGATGTTCGATGGACGGATGTCGATCACGATTTTGAAGGGAGTGTCGAATATAAGACAGCAGAGGGAACTGATGCGACCTATTCAGTGAAGGACGGATATTTCACCGATTGGGCAATGGCGGATGGAAACCACTGTGAGACAGACGATTGGGAAAAAGCGCACAAATCTGCGTTCAATGCTGACTTTGGAAGGAGGAGAGGGTTAGGTTTCAACATCTCTAATTGGACAGAGGTCGTTCGAAAACTCTTCTTATTCCTCAACCACTACGATATCCGCCCTTATCGCTCTGCACATAGGGGACTTTGTTCACTTCAGGAACTCGAAGGCAAGCATATCTGGGTCACAGCTAATCACACAACAGCAACCCAATCAAGCGGCCACTTCGTTATCACTGACGAATTGGCAGATCTCCATCCAATCGGTGTAAACGAACTTGGCGACTACCTTGTTGAGGTTGGTGAAATTGACCGAAAGAAGGCTTCGGCACGCCCTGTACCACTGATTGCCGGTTCCGATGACTTGCATTCTGCCACTAATAAAAGCCTGATAGCAGTTGATACCTAAGCGGTCAAAGTCTGTAGTTTGACAATCAGGGGGTTCGGGTTTGGGTTCAGCAGGCTCAGCACTTCAAAAGGCTATTCACCTCCATACGCTGGGATGTGACACAGATCCTTTAACCGCGCTTTTCGGCGCTCCTCATTACTCCTCTCATCATAGTGATCTTTGATAACCGAAGGCGAAGCATCACAACGCTCACTGATCACTTCTATATCAACTCCTTGATTAGCTAAATGAGTAATATAGCCCTTCCGAACCGCTTTTGGGGAAGCGTTTTCTTTACAATTGTGCGCTCGGTCAGTATAGCCTAAGCACTCCTCTGGCGATAGTCCGCTGGGACAGATTCCTTCTGTAACACACGGACGAGTGAGTTCGTAACAATACTTCCGTATCGTCGATAATCCGATTCGGCCTGTTCCTGGCGCTAAGAGTGGTTTGCGGCCATATTCATCGATCACATCATTACGGTTGTGGCTAATGTAATTATCGAGAATTTCACAACAGGTGCGAGTGATTGTCACATCTCGTTCCCCGTCTTTCCCATTTTTCAGACGAACACCATCCTCGGGATCGTCACCAAACGATACTCCTGTCTGGGGATCATCTCGGAATTTTAGCACCCCTCCCTGACCATTCCGTTCGTAATGACAGACATCCAGCGCTCGAATATCGCTGGGTCGGCACCCTGCCTCAGCCATG of the Natronosalvus vescus genome contains:
- a CDS encoding SHOCT domain-containing protein; its protein translation is MALVFLSCITVLYFIFDGEAFIVYSFVTFIILLMYNFYINMDFGKVASEFEKGKQQGVKNSSNGGSRKETKGDFEREGGLPGYPSKELSPQQITNKNLRQKAADRQKAGWKIAEIDNKNKRVVMYSSKGGGVGRHSVVALFTGLWTFGAGNYAYEKATRRRNREKIVLRPDEVSSNTTASTEDSEVAKESKSSETEKLRELKELRDDDIITSEEFQEKKSELLKRI
- the xseA gene encoding exodeoxyribonuclease VII large subunit → MGVDSGSHDDNDQTQSLESLRETLNSESITFVDTLNTQISELLENVPNLQYEYVVGDVSDYGISGNGHAHFDLVHNGSKIHCVIFQYQLSTMDVEVEDGTQMAVKGDLSYYDSNGSVSLIVQHCVPVGEGKYEQIYHKNRTILEEDGLLNDDEKQPLPTLPRCVGVVTSADSDARKDVVTSLHDRYPDLDILIQHSTVQGKDAMLSMMQAISRLDDNARVDVIIVTRGGGSEKDLRVFNETPLCRVIFDTKTPIAVGIGHENDRTLVDEVADLRVMTPTHAGEVVPKKEALESELELNRKRLANAYTRTTRERLDSYTTDLEKGYQQLTRDQLGAFERELDQAYETTVSQQITTYENRLENGLDRLEQQKTHEQAQADAQEKFEREKRRQRIAIAVLIVLLLGLLGYIFIL
- the xseB gene encoding exodeoxyribonuclease VII small subunit, producing the protein MTDDTDSEQEVSIGEQTARLEEIITTLEDGEVSLERAQQLHEEGQTILARLEDDLEVGDGTVKVEE
- a CDS encoding tyrosine-type recombinase/integrase — translated: MSSAEDQDSDNDHLERYVPEEHLFKISPDEAVERYLTRRSEEIRQSTVSSYRTVLSFFVTWCQKREYEILGEIGGKELNEDFYNWRKGEGNDAEGSLSRYTLRENMKAVRRFIRWCENREFIKRGTAEKVDIPKIKPDHNGKKTERKEVFKSVNAELSLQYADKFKYATTRHVVMTLMAEAGCRPSDIRALDVCHYERNGQGGVLKFRDDPQTGVSFGDDPEDGVRLKNGKDGERDVTITRTCCEILDNYISHNRNDVIDEYGRKPLLAPGTGRIGLSTIRKYCYELTRPCVTEGICPSGLSPEECLGYTDRAHNCKENASPKAVRKGYITHLANQGVDIEVISERCDASPSVIKDHYDERSNEERRKARLKDLCHIPAYGGE